From the Terriglobales bacterium genome, the window AGGAAGCAGCCATGAGCTATCTCCTGCGCGGCGCGCTGCTGTCGTCGGCGGCCTTCTTCCTCGCCTACGTCTTGCTGTCGCTGGGCGTGGCCGGCGCCTGGCGGTTGCTGGGCCGGCGCGCGGCCGCCTGGAGCGCCTCTCTGCTGTACGGCCTGCGTGCGCTTCCTCCGGCCGGCGCCGTGCTCTTCGTGGCGGCCTTCGTCGTCCCGGCGTTTGTTGGTCTGGAACCTCAGAGCACGGACGAACGGTTCGGAATCCCCGGGATCGCGCTGGCGAGCGCGGGCCTGCTGATCGTCGCCTTGGGAGCGGTCTCGGCACTGCTCGCCTCCTGGCAGACGGCCCGCTTCGTGGCATCGTGTCCGAAGTCCGGCGCCCGGCGGCGGGTGGGGGACGCCGGCGCGGGCGCGGTGGAAGTGGTCTCCGCGAAGCCCCTGTTCGTGGTGGCAGGCATCCATCGGCCCAAGCTGCTGATCTCGGAGCAGGCGGTGCGCCTGCTGGACGAGAATGAGATGCGGGTGGCGGTGCGCCATGAGCTGGCCCACGCTCGCTTCCGCGACAATCTCAAGAAGCTGGGGCTGCGGGCCGCTCGCTTTCCCTTCCTCTCCGGGTTGGAGCGGAGCTGGATGCAGGCGGCGGAGCTGGAGGCCGACGATGCCGCGGTCACGGATCCCTCCGGCGCTCTGGATCTGGCCTCGGCCTTGCTTAAGATCGCGGGCGCCTCGTCCCCGGCGCCGCTGCCGCACCTGGCCATGAGCCTGGTTCCCGGCACCCAGTCGGCGCTGCAGGCGCGCGTGCAGCGGCTTCTGGCATGGGAGCCGCGGCGCAGTTCCCCCTCTTCCGCACGCCAGCGGGTGTTCTTCCTCGTCTTCGCTCTGGCCGCGCTGGCCGCCGGCTACGCGCCCCTCCTGCGCCACGTCCACGAACTCTGCGAGCTCCTGGTCCGGTAGGAGGCGCGCCGCTCTCCGGCCCCGGGGACGAACCTACATCACACGGCCGCGTGCGCTGTGCACTTGTTCCGCGCCCGCCCTCCCGCCATCATGACAGGCAGCGTGGTACGCAAGCTGTCCCCGGGAGGTGCGTATGCGCAAGGCTATCGTTCCCCTGCTCCTCTCTCTTCTCGCCGTCCTGATGCTGGCCCAGACCCCAGGCAACCGGCTGCCGCAGGTGCCGCCGGGAGGCGACCGCTTCCCGGCGCAGTCCGCCTACGGGCCCACCGGCAGCATGTGGCGGCTGGCGGAGGTCCGGGTCGTCCCCCTGGACGTGGCCGCCGCCCAGACCAAGGAACTGGCCACGCTGCGCGCGCGCGTCGAGCTGGCCAAGCTGGAGTACGCCAAGCTGAATCCCTCGGACGCGGCCGTGCGCACCCAGCTCACCCGCCAGATGGAGCTGCTGGACGCGCTGCTGGGCTGGGCCGAGCGCCAGAACTCCGACGCCGGCAAGAGCCCCACCGCCATCCAGGTGCAGCAGCACCTGAACAACATCGAGGGCAAGGTGCAGTGCGAGTCCTGCCACGGCGGCATCATCGGCGAGATGCAGCCGCCCCCGGACCCGGCGCGCGGGCGCTGAGGGGCTTCGTCTGCGATGTCATCCTTCGCGAGGCGAAGCCGAGCGGAGGATCTGACGGCACCGCCTGCCCCACCGCCCTGGTAGCGCCAGCGCTGTCCTCAGATTCTCCCCCCGCGCTTCGCTCGGCAAGAGAATGACAGGGGCCCAGGCGCGGACGCCTCTCCCCTGACTCCTGATTCCCAGCTACTAGCTACCAGCTACTAGCTACTGTTATTCTTTCCCGCCGGAAGCCTGTGAGGTCCCCATGAATCGGACTGCTACTCGCCTGCTGGTTCTTCTCTTCCTCGCCGTCTCCACCCTCGCCGCCCAGCAGGTCCCCTCGAGCATGTACCAGGAGATGCGCTGGCGCATGGTCGGGCCCTTCCGCGGCGGGCGCACCCGCGCGGTCGCCGGCGTCCCCAGCCAGCCCAACGTCTTCTACATCGGGGTGTGCAACGGCGGAGTGTGGAAGAGCGACGACTACGGCCGCACCTGGACGCCCATCTTCGACGACCAGCCTACGCAGTCCATCGGCGCCATCGCCGTGGCCCCCTCCGACCCCAACATCGTCTACGTGGCCAGCGGCGAGGGCCTGCAGCGCCCCGACCTCTCCGTGGGCGACGGCATCTACAAGTCCAGCGACGCCGGCAAGACCTGGACCCACATGCCCGGGCTGCGCGACGGCCAGCAGATCCCGGCGCTGGCGGTGGACCCGCGCGATCCCAACCGCCTCTTCGCCGCCGTGCTCGGACATCCCTACGGTCCCAATGCCGAGCGCGGCATCTTCCGCTCCACCGACGGCGGCCAGAGCTGGCAGAAGGTCCTCTACAAGGACGAGAACACCGGCGGCTCCGACATCGAGATGGACCCTTCCAACCCCGACGTGCTCTACGCCGGGTTGTGGCAGGCGCGCCAGGGACCGTGGGAGGACGCCAACTCCTACGGCGGTCCCGGCGGCGGCCTCTTCAAGTCCACCGACGGCGGCCAGACTTGGCGCCAGCTCACCCAGGGCCTGCCC encodes:
- a CDS encoding glycoside hydrolase; the protein is MNRTATRLLVLLFLAVSTLAAQQVPSSMYQEMRWRMVGPFRGGRTRAVAGVPSQPNVFYIGVCNGGVWKSDDYGRTWTPIFDDQPTQSIGAIAVAPSDPNIVYVASGEGLQRPDLSVGDGIYKSSDAGKTWTHMPGLRDGQQIPALAVDPRDPNRLFAAVLGHPYGPNAERGIFRSTDGGQSWQKVLYKDENTGGSDIEMDPSNPDVLYAGLWQARQGPWEDANSYGGPGGGLFKSTDGGQTWRQLTQGLPADLVQVNVAIAPSRPSRLYAAFSTTRPSSYQSGKNLGFYRSDDAGETWQKITEDGRPAM